One window of the Streptomyces sp. TS71-3 genome contains the following:
- a CDS encoding MFS transporter: MAPSSENPSRPGTAAAGTEPDPRRWKALAVCLVAGFMTLLDISIVNVALPSIREGLHAGVAELQWVVSGYALAFGLLLIPSGRMGDARGRRAVLMTGLVCFTLASAACGAAQSSSWLVVARVAQGLAGGLISPQISALIQQMFSGAERGRAFGMFGTVVGISTAVGPVLGGLIIHAAGAHEGWRWVFYVNLPLGAVCLVLARRLIPDTPTAGRLTVRRLDPVGVLLLGLGVVLLLLPFVQNQQWHSDAKWLLVVAAAALIAAFAGWEHRWSNRGGDPVLHLSLFRVRSFSAGSVLILLYFAGFTSIFFITTLFLQSGLHYSALAAGLSITPFALGSGVAASIGGRLVARFGRSLVVVGLTVVAVGLGGTALAVHMVPDGGAGLAMAPPLLVAGLGSGLVIAPNQTLTLSQVPVADAGSAGGTLQTGQRVGSAIGIAAVGAAFFGELRRAGWAAAYDRGLLMSVVFVVAALLIGLADTTAHRRERRRELPVGGGRSSLDDRR, translated from the coding sequence GTGGCACCGTCGTCCGAGAACCCGTCACGACCCGGGACCGCCGCGGCCGGCACCGAGCCGGACCCGCGCCGCTGGAAGGCGCTCGCCGTCTGCCTCGTCGCCGGCTTCATGACGCTGCTGGACATCTCCATCGTCAACGTCGCCCTGCCGTCGATCCGCGAGGGTCTGCATGCCGGAGTGGCGGAGCTGCAGTGGGTGGTGTCGGGTTACGCCCTGGCCTTCGGCCTGCTGCTGATCCCGTCGGGGCGGATGGGGGACGCGCGCGGCCGGCGTGCGGTCCTGATGACCGGCCTGGTCTGCTTCACCCTCGCCTCCGCGGCGTGCGGCGCGGCACAGTCCAGTTCGTGGCTGGTGGTGGCGCGGGTGGCGCAGGGCCTCGCCGGCGGGCTGATCTCGCCGCAGATCTCGGCGCTGATCCAGCAGATGTTCTCGGGGGCCGAGCGGGGCCGCGCCTTCGGGATGTTCGGCACGGTGGTCGGCATCTCGACCGCCGTGGGCCCCGTCCTCGGCGGCCTGATCATCCACGCCGCGGGGGCGCACGAGGGGTGGCGGTGGGTCTTCTACGTGAACCTGCCGCTGGGCGCCGTCTGCCTGGTGCTCGCCCGCCGGCTCATCCCGGACACCCCGACGGCGGGCCGGCTCACGGTGCGGCGGCTCGACCCCGTGGGCGTCCTGCTGCTCGGCCTCGGGGTGGTCCTGTTGCTGCTGCCCTTCGTGCAGAACCAGCAGTGGCACAGCGACGCCAAGTGGCTGCTGGTGGTGGCCGCCGCGGCGCTGATCGCGGCGTTCGCCGGGTGGGAGCACCGCTGGAGCAACCGGGGCGGGGACCCGGTGCTGCACCTGTCGCTGTTCCGGGTCCGCAGCTTCTCGGCCGGCTCGGTGCTGATCCTTCTCTACTTCGCGGGATTCACCTCCATCTTCTTCATCACCACGCTCTTCCTCCAGAGCGGCCTGCACTACTCGGCCCTCGCGGCCGGCCTCTCCATCACGCCCTTCGCGCTGGGCTCCGGTGTCGCGGCGAGCATCGGCGGACGGCTGGTGGCGCGGTTCGGGCGGTCGCTGGTGGTCGTCGGCCTCACGGTCGTCGCGGTGGGCCTCGGCGGCACCGCGCTCGCCGTGCACATGGTGCCGGACGGCGGGGCCGGCCTGGCGATGGCGCCGCCCCTGCTGGTCGCCGGGCTCGGCAGCGGCCTGGTCATCGCGCCGAACCAGACCCTGACGCTCTCCCAGGTCCCGGTGGCCGACGCCGGAAGCGCCGGCGGCACGCTCCAGACCGGGCAGCGGGTCGGCTCGGCCATCGGCATCGCCGCCGTGGGTGCCGCCTTCTTCGGCGAACTGCGCAGGGCGGGCTGGGCCGCCGCCTACGACCGGGGCCTGCTGATGTCCGTGGTGTTCGTCGTCGCGGCCCTGCTCATCGGCCTCGCCGACACCACGGCGCACCGGCGGGAGCGGCGGCGCGAACTCCCCGTCGGCGGCGGCAGGTCCAGCCTGGACGACCGCCGTTAA